A segment of the Panicum hallii strain FIL2 chromosome 1, PHallii_v3.1, whole genome shotgun sequence genome:
CATTCTAAATAACAGTGATTGTTAATTAGCACTGAGCATGTGGGTTTTGTTAAAATCAGACTACGGAACAATAACATAATTATGGTATACCAAAAGTGAGATAATATCAAGTTGAGGAAGTGCCAAGAAGAGATGAGAGTAAACTTGTGTGCTTAACTGCAGGTTGAACAGTTTGCTGGCTTGGGGCCTTGTGATCATATCATCAAATACCCTAAGTCATGGTCCTTCTGCCTTCCAAAGATGTGCActagcatgcatgcatgcaacatACCTTTCGAATCGCAAAACTGTAATAAACATCCTTTGTACAAACAACATGTTCACTACTAAGGTGTTTTGTACTATGTTTGAGCAATGACACAATTCCTCAAATCATACTAACAATATGCTTGTGACAAATGAGGTGGTGGATTAACCCATTCCATTCCTCAAACCAAAAAAATGGGTAAGGTTGAGCTAGGATCAATGATCCATCAGCCTCTCACAACTCAAACCAAACACTTGATCCATCAGCCTCTCACAACTCAAACCAAACACCCCTAAATGAAACAAGGTTTCTAGGTCAGGAGTATCCATCTAAACACTGTGATTGAGCAATGTTTGTTGTGAAAGGACAGGCTCAAATGACTAATCACTAATACATGTGGTGAAAGACATCTTTCAGACATTAGCAACTGCAACGCTCTTCTCTAGTTTTCAGATCCTGAattttgcattttttttcttgatttacCTTTCACATGTTCCGTTCTCATCTGATCTGAATAAATGTGGACAGACATAGAGTACCAGCAAAAAGACAGTTACAAGAATGGTAATTTGGTATACTGGCAGTACAATGAATGTGAAAAATATACTAGTGGTTCAAATAATTTGGCAACACCTTTCTAGTTTGCTCCAGTCATTTCCACTATATACTGGTTGTGAAATCTCAGGCTCAAAGCGGTAATGACTAACCGGTGCGGCAAATAGTAAAAATATGTATTTTAACAATCAGCAAATGCAAGGCTCTTCTTCAGACTCCAGATTCTGAATTTTGTACTTTTCTTGATTAGTATCTACCCATCCCATGTTCCATTCTCATCCGGGTCTGCATAACTATGGAGAGACATTAACTATCAGCAACAAGATATTTTCACAGCACTGTGGATCTGCATATGCTAATTTGTTATACTGACAGTACAAATAATCAGACAAACATACTACTGGTATTTCTACAGTACCTTTCTAGTTTGTTTCAGTTATTTCAGACAAAATGTATCAATACTGCACTAAACTAGGTAGTTATATCCCACGCCACTTTGGCACAGAACTGAGAACACACCGGCGCCTTTGGAAAAGATAAGGAAGAATTGAATTCGGTTCTTTTTCTTCAAAGATAATTATCCACACATATTACACAGTTAGCATCAACCAATCCTGGCCTCTTGTCCTCATTACCATCTGTTTGTTTCCGTGTCTTATGGTTTATTTTACAGGCAACAGTGCATATGAAAGGGGTCAACTATCCATTTCTAGCTGGCATATAAAATGTGACAATGACTACAGATAAGTACAGGCTAGCTGCCACCCCCATCTTTTTTTTGGCAAGGAATTTAGCAATTAGAATGGTCACAAGGGGAAAGAAAATACATGTCAGGCAAGAGAACCCACAGTCCCACACTGACAGCATGATTGGTGACATCAAACACTGGGTCAATGGCCATTCCATAAAGAAAGTAAAAATGGATGTAGAAAGTTCATCAAGATGTGGGTTGCATATAGGGCTGATAGAAGCACACCTACTCTAGCATCAAATAGACAAGACAAAAAAAGTATCTTTGCAAGTAGATTATTTGAATAAGCAATGTGATCAAATGGAAATAAATGCATACCTTCATGCATTGATGATGGCATTTTGAAACAGAAAAGGCGCAAATCCTGAACATAAGTTCAGTCCAGTTCAGGCATTAGATCCACCTCTTGGTGTACCACTTGACATGAAGTAGCTTGATAAAAGGCTTTGATGGAACACCTTGTATACCCCGATAAATGTGTTATGTAGGCCAAATGCTTAACTTAGGGGATCCCACCTCGTTTACCGCACACCTGTTAAGCACATTACTTCCCAATAACAAAGCCAATTTATGAGAGTGATCAAGCTATGTAAGCTTCTGGAAACATTGTTAACAGGCAGTATATTTTGTCACAATTCCATTGAGGCTGCTAAATCATCAAGAGTATCATATATATCCTCTGACTCAGGATGAGCATCATCACCAGAGTAAAACCGGTGTGTCTTGCGATCCACCTCGATCCAGCTACAGCCAGGAAGCTTCTTGCCAATACTCTCTTCCTTCACAGACTTCCTTACTTTCCTCACCTCTTCCCACAAGCCACCTTCACTGTATACATTTGCCAGCATCACCACATAGTTAGCATTATTTGGATCCAACTCTAGCAACTTCCGAATTGCAAGCTCAGCCAGTTCTAGTTGTCTGTGTATTCTACATGCATTTAGCAATGAGCCCCATATAACTTCATCTGATTTGATCCTCATATTGCTGATAACATTCAGTGCATCCTGAAATCGTCCAGCCCGGCCAAGAAGGTCAACAATACACCCATAATGTTCAATCTCTGGCTCTATTCCGTGCTCATGCTGCATTAATTCAAAGTATCTAAggccttcatcaacaaacccTCCATGAGTGCATGCATTCAACAGTCCAACAAAAGTAACCACATCAGGTTCAACTCCCTCATCCCTCATTGCATTAAACACAGCGATTGCACACTTGCTGCGCCCATGTAGTGCAAGACAATTGATCAGAGAATTCCACGTGGTCAGGCTTCTATCTGAAACTTCATTAAAGATCCATCTTGCCCCCTTTAGATTCCCACATTTACCGTGCATATCGATCAACCCATTCAGAACGGAAGAGCCAAAACCAACACAGGTCCTCCACGCATAGCAGTGGATCAACTTCCCAATCTTCAGCGTCCCAAGATGCCCACATGCAGATAGCACACAAGAAACTGTGGTTGCATTTGGCCGGAACCCCTCGCCCACCATCCTCCCCAAAATCCCAACCGCCTCCACAAACAGCCCGTTCTGAGTGCAGCCTGCGATGATCGCGTTCCATGCAGCCACGTCCCTCTCAGGCATCCGCTCGAAGAGCACGATCGCATCCCCAACTTTCCCGGCCCTTGCGTACCCGGACACCAGCGCGGTCCAGGAGACCACGTTCCTCTCGGTCAAACCGTCGAACAGCTTGCGCGCGTCGGCCATCATCCCGTACCTCGAGTAGCCATCGAGCAGCGAGGTCAATAAGACATCGTACTCGCAGAAGCCGCTCTTGCAGGCGTGGGAATGGATCGACCTGACAAGGTGAACGCCGAcggcgcaggcggcgcggagcgcgAGCGGGTACACGAACTGGTTGGGCgccgggcggccgcggcggagcaTGCGGAGGAAGAGGTCGAGCGCATCACGGGCGTGCGCGTGGGAGGAATGGTGTGagccggcggctgcggcggaggAAACGTAGGCGGAGAGCATGGCGGAGTAGAGGAAGACGTTGGGGTGGGGCGTGGCGTCGAAGAGGCGGCGCGCGTAGGGGAGGCACGAGAGGCGGAGCGCGGCGAAGCGGAGGAGGTGGAAGGTGGTGGGCTGCGCGGCGGCGCGCCCCGCGACGAAGGCGTGGGCGTGGAGCTGCTCGAGgtgcgcgcgggtggagcagcgGGAGAGCGCGGCGACGAAGTCGCGGTGGGACAGCTGAGGCGAGCAGCGCATCGTGCCCGCGTGGTGtggtggcgccggcgccgcgcgggcgcgggggctTTGATTGGTTCggacttttttaaaaaaaagctaaaaaataaaattcgaaaaaatgtGTCGGTTGGGAAAAATtggaaaaatgggtacctcctgCCCGTTAATCGGGCGGAAGGCGTGGGGCCgaggacctcccgcccatccagcaggcgggaggttccaaaaaTATTTCCAAGCCCCTCCCgagagcctcttcgcgaataagagtttcttattcgcgaagagatccCTGAGGCAAGCATCCCGCCCGGGCggccgttgggagggcgggatgcccctcgggagATCTTCCGCCCGTCCAACGGGCGGCTGCCGCGTcaggacctcttcgcgaataagaaaagttttctTTCGCGAAGAGGCTCCTTTCCGGGGGCCTGAGAAATATTTTTCGActccccgcccgttggatgggcgggatgtccccttCCGACCATTGATCGGGTGGGAGGCACCTATTTTTCGAATTGTTCTAAACCGACACatctttttcgaatttaaattttttttaacccttttttagaAAAACTCATTGGTTCGCGTGGGGTTTGGAGGGGTTTTTTGGTGGGCTGGGCCGCCTGCCAGGCTTCTTTAGAGAGCGAATCAGTCCTACCAACAAAAAGAAGGTTGCCCCATAGCCTATGGGCCATGACCCTTCGGAGAAGACGACATTTGAAAAACTGATGACTGCGCGGAGATCACTGAACCGACGCGGTTGAAAAATTGACTTGTTTGCCAAATCCTGATCTACCCATATTGGTATTGAATTCAAGAATTAATTTTTAATTTTTAGTTCAAATTTGACAAAAACTAATTAGAACTAAATATGAACTGATTGCTAATCTAATTGCATTGTTATGGCTAATTGGTAGTTAGAATCTATTAGGCTTGATTAACTCAGAGTTAGTTCATATTTAATCTATTAACATCGGATTAAACTTTAGTAGTCCATCCTCCAAACAGGTCAAAGCCTAGTTTGAATCCGacgggctaaactttagccctgtGACGTCGAATGTTTAATTGTTAATTAAAAATATTAAGTGTAAACTAATgaaactaattgcataacctCTAGGCTAATACGCGATACGAatatattaaatctaattaatctataatttgtcCAACTTAGCTCTAAgcttctgcaattagttttataattaatttgtATTTAGTTTTTCTAATTGGCATTGAAATATATGATGTGAGACgattaaattttatttttattatCCAAATAGCCCCTAGGTCATGATCGCTTCGGTACCCGTCGAATCGAGCATAGGAACTCGGAATTAAAGGGCATCGCAAGGGACCAGGCTAGCATGGAGCAGGTTCATCACGGCGCGGCGTCGTGCCCTGTGCCAGAGGGGCTCTTCCGATTCCACTTTATGACTCGCGGTTCCACACTGCCACGCGATCTTCTGCTCCGGTGAAAAGATGCGGTTTTTGCCGAACGTGATCAAAAGGGTGAAAAAGATGCCTTCGTGACTTTGTCGTTACTCGTTTCCATCTCGCGGGACCATGGGGACGTTGTACTTGCACTCAAGTACAGGCGATTCTCACACCGGTAAAGATATTACGGAAAAACATGATTAGCTCCGTTTGGCATCAAAGCCACCGAGGTAATTTGTCATAAAATTTAAGAACAATCAGCAAAAGCTTCTTTATGCTTGGATAACTTTTAAAAGTTAATCTGAGTTGCAGCAAGAGATATCAGTGCTTTTCATGCATAGCGAACAAATTTACTAATTCCTGAAGTGTTTGACATATTTGTAAAGTAAATCACATACAACCACACTTTTGCATACAGATGGATTACAAGTTGATGGGTTATGAACAAAATTTAATCTAAATCGATGGTTTGATTGTCTAATCATATACCCCCAAAGTCTCAACAAACTCGCATACTTATCTCTCTTTAAACGCTCCTTTAGGCAAATTCACCCACCTTATTTTTTATGATCTTAACTATTTTACATGTCACCTTGTAGTTTCATTGTCTGATATACGTATCTTTTACCACAAATACAACAAGTATGGGAGATACAGATATCCCGGTGCATAGTATCATAAGTTGGCCCCACAAGATAATTAATTGTTACATATATATTTGACTATGAATTACCGTGGGCAACTTTTTTGGCTTAGTTTTTTGATGAGTAGGATTTCATGCTCGAGCTGTATTTTACAACTCTTTATTAACTTTTGCCAATGCGAAAAAGATTCTTTGCAGTATTTTATTTAATGCGCATGATACAATATACAGCTGGTGATGGTATCATACATATTACATTTGTCGATACGGTAACAattaaaaaagagagagaagacaTATGTATTAGTATATCTGAATTTTAAGATCTGTCAGCTCAATCTCTGTATGTCACAATCTATACAAGTTTCATAAAAAAAAAATATCAGCAATGTATCCCCAAGTCCGTGCTAACCGCTGACCAATAGAAACGTGTTCTATACTATTTGGCAAAACGACGGTTCAAATTCAGGGACCGCAGCGGATCCTATCAGTCACCGCGGGGTCAGCGGACGGCGGACCGCGTCGCCGTTGCTTCTTTCGGCCCTTGTTCCTCTGGCTCTCGTCGTCTGGCACTGTTCAGCCAGTGACTGACTGTTCTCTACTGTAGCGATTGATCTGGTGCGTTCGCGAAGAAAACAGACGGTCTAAGATCGTGTGCAGTTGCGGTAACAACTGCACCCGATCTCGGTTCACACCCCTTCTGCTTCTGTTTGCCATCTGGCCACCGGGCACCGGCCAGTGCCTTTTCCTTTTTTCTCCCCCGTTTCGCAAGGCAACCTGCAGTCCTGCACTCCCACGCCGCGGCTCGGTGCCAAAGCCCCGCTCGCCTCCAACGCCTCTCCGCTCCGGAACCGCAGAGCCCCCCCAAAACCTACCCAGGCGGCGGCGATCGCGGCGCCGGGCGTCTCTCGTCGCGGGGAGGGAGCGGGGGGCGACCGTTCCGGGCGGGCTCGCGCAGGAGGCGCGCAAGGCGCTGGCGGCGTGATCGGCGGTCGCTGCTGGGCCGCGGGAGGGAGCGCCGGCCGTCCCTGCCTCGGCCTCGTCGCCTCTGGCGGCTCGCTTAGGAAGGTGCGGGCTCGTGCGTGGTTCGTGTGCGTCTGCATTTCGTTTGCGTGCTGTTTGCGGTGCGGAACGGGGTTTTCGCGGTGGGGTTTCTCCAGGGGTCCGTTTCTGAGGATTCTGACGCGCTTTGCTTTGGCTGCGACTAGTCCGGGGTTTTCGATCCGCTTCGCCCGTCGGGGAAAGCGCGGGAGAGGCGGCGCGATGGTCCGGATCCCTCGCCTCGAGTTTCTCCCGAGGTGCCCTCGTGAGGGAGGTGCGTGTGTGTTAAATCGTGGCGAGTACTGCAAGTTCTAACTTGCGCTTGTTCTCGGTCGTTTTATGTGATTTTACAAGTGCCCTGGTGCTTTGTTGACGACATGCGTTTTTGCGCGTTTGTTGGTGGCTTTTGTCCGTGGTATTTTCTCCATTCCAAAATACTAGTTGTTTTAACTTTTTTTATAGATTTATAGGTTTTACAATACACCTAGacgtaatatatatatatatatatatatatatatatatatgcagatGCATAGAAAAACTATGAATTTAGAAAAGTCTAAACACTGATAATTTGAaacggaacggagggagtagctttGAGAGTGAAACTGTGAGAAACTCTCCAGAGGCAtatccaaggtttggaaattctaaAAAAAAATCAGACATATACAACAGGAGCTTGCAAAATTTTATGATCAAACTCAATCTCATTTTCGAGATATGAAAATCAGCAGATGGCTACATGAGTAGTGATGAAATAGATATATATTGCTATCTGTCAACTTCATATCCCATGAGGTTGAATTCAATTTTAAAATTTTGCAAGCTTATGTAAGATCACCTATTCTATATGTTTTTGGATGTCATTTTCGAAACCTCTAAATATGGTTTTGGGAAGGATTTTGATGATTCTTAAAAAATTTATAATACAATCATATGCCCACTTCACACCCTCCCATTCTTATGTATTAAGTACATAGATCTCCTTGCATTATGACAATAATATCCATATATATCATTTTAAGAAAGTTTTATTTGCAGCCATTTGGATTTATTCAATGTAGTGACATCTAAGGTTATTGTGCAATTTTTCATAATATATATGCCATACCATTGCTTTGATTTGAGTTCGAATTGATTGGGACTTGGGAGCAATATCAACCCAATGAGATATGGCATCATTCCTTTTGTTGGATAGGAAGAAATACATCTAGGACATGTATATTGAGTGGAAATACACCAAATCTTTATCAAATTGCATTCAATAGTAGCCATACAGTTCGAAAAGTTTTATAGTGAATTGCCTCTGTAGTTTTACTCAAGATTTATTTGCAAAGCTTCGAATTATACATACATCGGGATATTTATAATTTGCAGAAATTTTTCTAGAGATTATTATATGGCTTGTGCATTTATTGTGTGCGGGTTGTCCAATAGATCACGACCCCCTTTTTGTACATCTTGCTGTGGTGCATTTGCTTTGTCGGGATTGATTTCAGTTTGTTGGGCTTGTGCATGTAATAACTAGTGGGTTGCCCTGATTTGTTTCGTATTGTGGCCATGAACCCCACAACAACAAGTCTATTTGTCATGTTTT
Coding sequences within it:
- the LOC112875409 gene encoding pentatricopeptide repeat-containing protein At1g33350, with the protein product MLSAYVSSAAAAGSHHSSHAHARDALDLFLRMLRRGRPAPNQFVYPLALRAACAVGVHLVRSIHSHACKSGFCEYDVLLTSLLDGYSRYGMMADARKLFDGLTERNVVSWTALVSGYARAGKVGDAIVLFERMPERDVAAWNAIIAGCTQNGLFVEAVGILGRMVGEGFRPNATTVSCVLSACGHLGTLKIGKLIHCYAWRTCVGFGSSVLNGLIDMHGKCGNLKGARWIFNEVSDRSLTTWNSLINCLALHGRSKCAIAVFNAMRDEGVEPDVVTFVGLLNACTHGGFVDEGLRYFELMQHEHGIEPEIEHYGCIVDLLGRAGRFQDALNVISNMRIKSDEVIWGSLLNACRIHRQLELAELAIRKLLELDPNNANYVVMLANVYSEGGLWEEVRKVRKSVKEESIGKKLPGCSWIEVDRKTHRFYSGDDAHPESEDIYDTLDDLAASMEL